One genomic region from Quercus robur chromosome 4, dhQueRobu3.1, whole genome shotgun sequence encodes:
- the LOC126723698 gene encoding putative disease resistance protein At3g14460, producing MAETMVVEAALSAIFHAVFERIASSGVVNYFMERKLNDESLQKLKMFLLSAIAVLVDAEEKQITNPAVKEWLDELNDAVHDAEDLLDEIAYEDLQYNLRAKSQTGTSKVWNSITAFISFDEGIPSKLEKVLAKLKIIIEQIGVLRLKEVASGVPLSSSRPTTSCQEKYDVLGRDMDKEAIFELWQSDDASSDEICVVPIKGMGGIGKTTLAQFIYNDSRLNERFDLKAWVCVSVNFDSLKIFKTILEEVRSANDFQNLNSLQIEIRKTLAGKKFFLVLDDVWNENYNEWDEFLKVFKCGAQEVKIIVTTRNERVASKLCTVPTHHCLKELSNDRSWDLFVQHAFGNGKFCADLEVIGKQIVKKCRGLPLAIKTVGGSLRSNQNITHWKKILKSHIWDLPEAKTNILPALRLSYHYLSSHLKQCFAYCSIFPKDHEFEKEELILLWMAEGLLQQPKEDRSMEPEEIGDEYFNDLVSRSFFQQSNKSKSHFLMHDLINDLAKSISREFCLRLENDEPNGVTKKTRHLSYYRANIDASKKFEIPFEAKGLRTFLGERWLSFLWCESKDIVKMIDHDLFQKFKCLRVLSFSGKNIRELPVSIGNLKHLRYLNIRNTRIKHLPNSLCNLYNLQTLILPPYITELPTNMGKLINLRHLNNSESKMKNMPPQMGKMKNLIKLPIFVVGKHDGSSISELGELQHLSGKLTILNLENVHCINKDTMEVLLKDKQDLSKLELKWEHGHGTEDSEEERNVLEQLCPHTKLNSLTIEHYEGTSFPNWLGDCSFSNMVSIVLRNCKYCFSLPPFGQLHALKELKIEGFDRLLGVGHEFYGNDSSTIKPFRSLKYLSFKNMREWQEWIIFEDEVFSCLQWLHISYFPKLSKNLPNQLPSLTKLEIRECKQLVASFPCAPALHELYFDGKIQLPSDRYYPSLESMIVIGGCDSLWSFPLQFFPKLKFIEIFNCKNLESLSASTGSHLDLTSLTYLKISKCPTFVSFLSGGICAQKLTEIEVFSCKKLKSLPEGMVTLLPSLSSLQLYKCPELDSFPKDGLPSNLKTLTIQYCEKLFSCRKEWGLQALHSLRDFIIWSKCEELESFPEEALLPPTLTNFSISSFPNLKSLNGKGFQHLTSLQSLTIWCCDKLQCLPEQGLPTSLSVLQIFGCPLLNQQCEKEIGKDWLKIAHIPYIEID from the coding sequence ATGGCTGAGACCATGGTGGTAGAAGCAGCTCTCTCTGCAATCTTTCACGCGGTATTTGAAAGAATAGCTTCTTCTGGCGTGGTCAACTATTTCATGGAAAGGAAACTCAATGATGAATCACTACAAAAGTTGAAGATGTTCCTGCTGTCTGCTATTGCGGTGCTCGTTGATGCGGAGGAGAAGCAAATTACAAACCCAGCTGTGAAAGAGTGGCTGGACGAGCTTAATGATGCTGTTCATGATGCAGAAGACCTTCTCGATGAGATTGCCTATGAAGACTTGCAATATAATTTACGAGCAAAATCTCAAACCGGCACTAGCAAGGTATGGAATTCCATCACTGCTTTTATTTCATTTGACGAAGGGATACCATCTAAGCTAGAAAAGGTTctggcaaaattaaaaattataatagaacAAATAGGTGTCCTCCGTCTGAAAGAGGTTGCTAGTGGGGTACCATTATCATCATCACGACCAACAACTTCTTGCCAAGAAAAATATGATGTGTTGGGTAGAGATATGGATAAAGAAGCGATATTTGAGTTGTGGCAATCAGATGATGCAAGTAGCGATGAGATATGTGTTGTGCCCATAAAGGGTATGGGTGGTATTGGTAAAACAACTCTCGCTCAGTTTATATATAATGACAGTAGACTAAATGAGAGATTTGACCTCAAagcatgggtttgtgtttcagtgaattttgatagtttgaaaatatttaaaactattCTTGAGGAGGTCAGGTCCGCTAATGACTTTCAAAACTTGAATTCATTGCAAATTGAAATTAGAAAGACTTTGGCagggaagaaattttttcttgttttagatGATGTGTGGAATGAGAATTATAATGAGTGGGATGAGTTTCTTAAAGTCTTTAAATGTGGGGCACAAGAAGTAAAGATCATTGTTACCACACGGAATGAAAGAGTTGCATCAAAATTATGTACGGTACCAACTCATCATTGTCTAAAAGAATTGTCAAATGACAGGAGTTGGGATTTATTTGTACAACATGCATTTGGAAATGGAAAGTTTTGTGCAGACCTAGAGGTAATTGGCAAACAAATTGTCAAAAAGTGTAGAGGCCTACCTTTAGCTATAAAAACAGTTGGGGGTTCGTTGCGTTCGAATCAAAACATAACACATTGGAAAAAGATTTTGAAGAGTCATATATGGGATTTACCAGAAGCTAAAACTAATATCCTCCCAGCTTTAAGACTGAGCTATCATTACCTTTCATCGCATTTGAAGCAATGCTTTGCTTACTGCTCAATTTTCCCAAAAGATCATGAATTTGAAAAGGAAGAGTTGATCTTGTTATGGATGGCAGAAGGTTTATTGCAGCAACCCAAAGAAGATAGGAGTATGGAACCTGAAGAAATAGGTGATGAATACTTTAATGATCTAGTATCAAGGTCATTTTTCCAACAATCAAATAAGTCTAAATCACATTTCTTGATGCATGATCTTATTAATGACTTGGCAAAATCTATATCTAGGGAATTTTGTTTGAGGTTGGAGAATGATGAGCCCAATGGAGTAACAAAAAAGACACGTCATTTGTCATATTATAGAGCTAACATTGATGCCTCTAAGAAATTTGAGATCCCTTTTGAGGCTAAAGGCTTGAGAACATTCTTAGGAGAAAGATGGTTATCATTTCTGTGGTGTGAATCTAAGGACATAGTGAAGATGATAGATCATGATTTGTTTCAGAAATTTAAGTGCTTACGAGTGTTATCATTTTCTGGTAAAAACATAAGAGAGTTGCCAGTTTCTATTGGTAACTTGAAACATCTACGTTATTTAAACATTCGTAACACTAGAATCAAACACTTACCTAATTCTTTATGTAACTTGTATAATTTGCAAACCTTGATATTGCCACCATACATTACTGAGTTGCCGACCAATATGGGTAAACTAATCAACTTGCGCCATTTGAATAACAGTGaaagcaaaatgaaaaatatgccACCACAAATGGGTAAAATGAAGAATCTCATAAAATTACCTATTTTTGTGGTGGGAAAACATGATGGGTCTAGCATTAGCGAGTTAGGAGAGCTCCAACACCTTTCGGGGAAATTGACTATATTGAACTTAGAAAATGTTCATTGCATTAATAAAGATACTATGGAGGTTTTATTAAAGGATAAGCAGGATCTATCTAAGTTAGAGTTGAAATGGGAGCATGGTCATGGCACTGAAGATTCAGAAGAGGAAAGAAATGTGCTTGAGCAGTTGTGTCCACATACAAAATTGAATTCTCTCACCATTGAACATTATGAGGGCACAAGCTTTCCAAATTGGTTAGGAGATTGTTCATTCTCTAATATGGTTTCCATAGTGCTAAGGAATTGCAAGTATTGCTTCTCCTTGCCTCCATTTGGACAACTACATGCCCTCAAGGAACTTAAAATTGAAGGTTTTGATAGATTATTAGGTGTGGGTCATGAGTTCTATGGGAATGATTCTTCTACAATTAAGCCGTTCAGATCCCTTAAGTATTTAAGCTTTAAGAATATGCGAGAGTGGCAAGAGTGGATTATATTTGAAGATGAAGTTTTCTCTTGTCTTCAATGGCTTCACATAAGTTATTTCCCCAAGCTAAGCAAGAATTTGCCCAATCAACTTCCCTCTTTGACCAAACTTGAAATTAGAGAATGTAAGCAACTTGTTGCTTCATTCCCTTGTGCTCCTGCTCTCCATGAATTGTACTTTGATGGGAAAATACAGTTGCCAAGTGATCGTTACTATCCATCACTTGAAAGTATGATCGTGATTGGCGGCTGTGATTCACTTTGGTCATTTCCATTACAATTTTTCCCTAAACTCAAATTTATCGAAATTTTTAATTGTAAGAACCTTGAATCTCTTTCGGCATCAACAGGATCTCATCTAGATCTTACTTCTCTCACTTATTTGAAAATCTCTAAATGCCCAacttttgtatcttttcttagTGGAGGAATTTGTGCTCAAAAATTGACAGAGATTGAAGTCTTTAGTTGCAAAAAGTTAAAGTCACTACCCGAAGGAATGGTCACCCTCCTCCCATCTCTTTCGTCTTTGCAATTGTACAAGTGTCCAGAATTAGATTCATTTCCTAAGGATGGTTTGCCCTCCAATTTAAAAACACTTACGATCCAGTATTGTGAAAAACTCTTTTCCTGTCGCAAGGAGTGGGGATTGCAAGCTCTTCACTCTTTGAGAGATTTCATAATTTGGAGTAAATGCGAAGAATTGGAGTCCTTTCCTGAGGAGGCGTTACTCCCTCCTACTCTTACCAATTTCAGCATCTCAAGTTTTCCAAATCTGAAATCACTAAATGGTAAGGGGTTTCAACACCTCACCTCTCTTCAAAGCTTGACGATTTGGTGCTGCGATAAACTCCAGTGCTTACCGGAACAAGGCCTGCCCACCTCTCTTTCTGTGCTACAAATCTTTGGTTGCCCTTTGTTGAATCAACAGTGTGAAAAAGAAATAGGGAAAGACTGGCTCAAGATTGCTCACATCCCCTATATAGAGATTGATTGA